In one Prosthecochloris aestuarii DSM 271 genomic region, the following are encoded:
- a CDS encoding potassium channel family protein yields MGSARKEKYALIGMGDFGSQLAVTLAKKGIEVLAIDSSMEHLEEIKDVVERTVCLDATEEKALESQAIEEFDAVIICIGDEFEETLLIVTVLRNLGVKRIIARATTTRHAYILRHLDIEEVILPAVDAAYRLANKLALQDQFNRLELSSEYEITEVRVPAAFIGKKVGDIHFREDHQVVLITIKRIETQPHFWGMATRDVDRFIGIPQPETVMEKDDILLLFGNRKAFEDLLSQSTGDPGLSQG; encoded by the coding sequence ATGGGTTCTGCAAGAAAAGAAAAATATGCATTGATCGGCATGGGTGATTTCGGTTCCCAGCTTGCCGTTACACTTGCAAAGAAAGGGATCGAAGTCCTTGCTATCGATTCCAGCATGGAACATCTTGAAGAGATCAAGGATGTGGTGGAGCGTACCGTCTGTCTTGATGCGACTGAAGAAAAGGCTCTGGAAAGTCAGGCAATCGAAGAGTTTGACGCCGTTATCATCTGTATCGGCGATGAGTTCGAGGAGACCCTGCTTATCGTTACCGTTCTTCGCAATCTTGGCGTCAAGCGTATTATCGCCCGTGCGACGACAACCCGTCACGCCTATATTCTCAGGCATCTTGATATTGAAGAGGTCATTCTGCCTGCTGTTGACGCAGCCTACAGGCTGGCTAATAAACTTGCCCTTCAGGACCAGTTCAACCGGCTCGAACTGTCATCGGAATATGAAATTACCGAGGTACGGGTGCCCGCAGCATTTATCGGTAAAAAAGTGGGGGATATTCATTTCAGGGAGGATCATCAGGTCGTCCTGATTACGATCAAGCGTATTGAAACACAACCGCATTTCTGGGGGATGGCAACAAGGGACGTCGATCGTTTTATAGGTATTCCTCAACCCGAAACGGTGATGGAAAAAGACGATATTCTCCTGCTTTTCGGCAACAGAAAAGCATTCGAAGATCTGCTCAGTCAATCGACCGGGGATCCCGGTCTCTCACAAGGCTGA
- a CDS encoding SAM hydrolase/SAM-dependent halogenase family protein: MRDKRQQVIALLTDFGLQDTYVGIMKGVIASIAPEASVIDLTHSVAPQHIRQGALLLGSSSEWFPEGTVFVAVVDPGVGTSRRPIAVETDRAVFIAPDNGLLSIVLTQQCVRSCTAITRPQFMLPNPGATFHGRDLFSPAAAYVASGTSPQELGTPVCPESCVILDFPAPSTGDGGRTWDGEVLYSDIYGNLITSLKTSLTGSDLLPGEWSVRAGDHLIAELQRTYGDVSEGGTVAYTGSTGLLEIAIRNGNAARTLGLHEGDRVSLVRDRDPRSID, from the coding sequence ATGCGCGATAAGAGACAACAGGTTATCGCTCTCCTGACCGATTTTGGTCTTCAGGATACCTATGTAGGAATTATGAAGGGCGTCATTGCATCAATCGCGCCGGAAGCCTCGGTCATCGACCTGACCCATTCGGTAGCGCCACAGCATATACGTCAGGGCGCTCTTCTTCTCGGCTCATCTTCAGAGTGGTTCCCCGAAGGGACTGTCTTTGTCGCTGTCGTCGATCCCGGTGTCGGCACCTCACGCCGTCCAATCGCGGTAGAAACTGACCGTGCGGTTTTTATTGCCCCTGACAACGGTCTTCTCTCGATAGTCCTCACCCAACAGTGCGTCAGGTCCTGCACCGCCATTACCCGGCCGCAGTTCATGCTCCCGAACCCTGGCGCTACTTTTCACGGACGTGATCTGTTTTCTCCTGCAGCCGCATATGTGGCCAGCGGCACCAGTCCGCAGGAACTCGGAACACCGGTTTGCCCTGAAAGCTGTGTCATCCTGGACTTTCCGGCCCCTTCAACCGGAGATGGAGGGAGAACATGGGACGGAGAGGTGCTCTATAGCGATATCTACGGCAACCTGATCACCTCGCTCAAAACGTCGCTTACCGGTTCCGACCTTCTGCCCGGAGAGTGGTCAGTCAGGGCAGGCGACCATCTCATAGCGGAACTACAGCGGACCTATGGCGATGTCAGTGAAGGGGGCACGGTTGCCTATACGGGAAGCACCGGATTGCTGGAAATAGCCATACGAAACGGCAATGCTGCACGAACGCTCGGTTTGCATGAGGGTGACAGGGTCAGCCTTGTGAGAGACCGGGATCCCCGGTCGATTGACTGA
- a CDS encoding sigma-70 family RNA polymerase sigma factor, giving the protein MRQLKISKQITNRESLSLDRYLQEIGKYELLTAEDEVKLTMAIKEGYDMPVDTPEYKRAKRALDKLIKGNLRFVVSVAKQYQNQGLTLGDLINEGNLGLIKAAKRFDETRGFKFISYAVWWIRQSILQALAEQSRIVRLPLNRVGTLNKISKAYSQLEQEFERDPNTKELATVLDMDSQDVADTLKIAGRHVSVDAPFAQGDDNRLLDVLQHDGQKPDHGLTRDSLTLEVERSLSVLAPREADVIRSYFGIGMENPLTLEEIGEKFKLTRERVRQIKEKAIRRLRQSAYSKVLKEYIGS; this is encoded by the coding sequence ATGAGGCAACTAAAAATCAGTAAACAGATCACCAATCGTGAGAGTTTATCTCTTGATCGGTATCTGCAGGAGATCGGCAAATACGAGCTGCTGACAGCGGAAGATGAGGTCAAACTGACCATGGCGATCAAGGAAGGATATGACATGCCGGTCGATACTCCTGAGTACAAGCGAGCAAAGAGAGCGCTCGATAAGCTGATCAAGGGAAATCTTCGCTTTGTTGTATCAGTAGCCAAACAGTATCAGAATCAGGGTTTAACTCTTGGTGATCTTATCAATGAGGGAAACCTCGGCCTGATCAAGGCAGCAAAACGTTTTGATGAGACCCGTGGCTTTAAATTTATTTCCTATGCTGTCTGGTGGATCAGGCAGTCAATTCTTCAGGCTCTTGCCGAACAGTCGAGAATTGTGCGTCTTCCTTTAAACAGGGTAGGGACGCTCAACAAGATCAGCAAGGCATACAGTCAGCTTGAACAGGAGTTTGAGCGGGATCCCAATACCAAGGAACTTGCCACTGTGCTCGACATGGACTCACAGGATGTTGCCGATACGCTCAAGATCGCCGGCCGTCATGTCTCTGTCGATGCCCCTTTTGCCCAGGGAGATGATAACCGTCTGCTCGATGTGCTTCAGCATGACGGACAGAAACCAGATCATGGACTGACCCGCGATTCTCTTACCCTTGAGGTTGAGCGTTCTCTCTCGGTCCTGGCTCCCCGTGAAGCTGACGTTATCCGTTCCTATTTCGGGATCGGTATGGAAAACCCGCTTACGCTGGAAGAGATCGGTGAGAAATTCAAACTTACCCGTGAAAGAGTCCGTCAGATCAAGGAAAAAGCCATCAGAAGATTGCGCCAGTCAGCCTATAGTAAAGTTCTCAAGGAGTACATCGGCAGTTAG
- the lptG gene encoding LPS export ABC transporter permease LptG yields MQTFDFRLLKRIDTYIARQFGLTCIFASLSFLALFVVLDLIENIDRFIDNSVDIQHISLYYLSFLPEVFLATTPIAVLLSSLYVTGRLSSSSELSAIFSAGLSLRRIMLPFAFVSLVITVFNIVNAGWILPETTAYKNTFMREFLGKNSEHLFPESRIHILESRDRILSIGKLEPNTGQAEKITLETFDGSTITQRIDAEKMNYNADLDRWIMTGTRNRTFLPDTTLYRYDPGNDTLKLSLTASSLKELHLRPEEMNIVQHYRYIEEKKDAGFSNLQTAIIELHSRIALPITSLIIILIGVPLSTRKKRSGLAIEAGISILIGFLYISLEKTIHAIGNGGMADPVLTAWLPNIIFLGVGIVLYKTSKT; encoded by the coding sequence TTGCAGACTTTTGACTTCAGACTTTTGAAACGCATCGACACCTACATAGCCCGTCAGTTCGGCCTGACATGTATTTTTGCCAGTCTGAGCTTTCTTGCCCTCTTTGTCGTTCTTGACCTGATTGAAAATATCGATCGGTTTATCGACAACAGTGTCGACATACAGCACATTTCTCTCTACTACCTGAGCTTTCTGCCCGAAGTCTTTCTTGCAACGACGCCGATTGCCGTCCTGCTCTCATCCCTGTATGTTACAGGCCGGCTTTCAAGCTCCAGCGAGCTTTCTGCCATCTTTTCGGCAGGATTGAGCCTGCGCCGCATCATGCTCCCCTTCGCTTTCGTCAGCCTTGTCATCACGGTTTTCAATATCGTCAATGCCGGATGGATCCTGCCGGAAACGACTGCCTATAAAAACACCTTCATGAGAGAGTTTTTAGGAAAAAACAGTGAGCATCTCTTTCCGGAAAGCCGCATACATATTCTCGAGTCCAGAGACAGGATACTCTCGATCGGCAAGCTTGAGCCAAACACCGGACAGGCTGAAAAGATCACGCTGGAAACCTTCGATGGTTCGACAATAACGCAACGTATCGATGCCGAAAAAATGAACTACAACGCTGACCTTGACCGCTGGATCATGACCGGCACCAGAAACAGAACGTTTCTGCCCGATACAACCCTTTACCGCTACGATCCTGGAAACGATACCCTGAAGCTTTCCTTGACAGCTTCGTCGCTGAAAGAGCTGCATCTCAGGCCTGAGGAAATGAACATTGTTCAACACTATCGATATATCGAAGAAAAGAAAGATGCAGGCTTTTCCAACCTGCAGACGGCCATCATCGAACTGCACTCGCGCATAGCACTACCGATAACCTCACTGATCATCATTCTCATCGGCGTTCCGCTTTCAACAAGAAAAAAACGGAGCGGACTGGCTATCGAAGCCGGAATCAGCATACTCATCGGTTTTCTCTACATCAGTCTTGAAAAAACCATTCATGCGATCGGTAACGGAGGGATGGCTGACCCCGTTCTGACAGCCTGGCTGCCGAACATCATCTTCCTCGGTGTAGGAATAGTTCTCTACAAAACATCAAAAACGTGA
- a CDS encoding TrkH family potassium uptake protein — translation MGNIHVKPGLLNGGEDGPRLLPGKDNNRFLAVIDWIVILLAFPAVFSLVAEYGFYLTSDQTSLIQILDLGILWIFAVCGFIRILLISDKTGYLKSHWSDVLILFLISMLLFFPVNIAAIMQSFIPGLVPKVIAKISIVLTQVLLILALVPPALRYSQRLMSFNVQPAALIIMSFLLFIFLGTLFLLLPKATLNGSISVIDALFMSTSAVCVTGLVVVDTAKDLTMFGQTVIMILMQLGGLGIMTMTTFFAYMVGSGSGLKEYATLQTLLGEESLGRIRSTIFQVALFAFSFEVLGAWILFEQFDRYSFASAPDRLFFAIFHSVSAFCNAGFSLWSENLMAPGVQNDMLILSVIMVLIVLGGLGFPVIANINAIVAHRFRRRFFSMISDEPVVENLHSPDVVQKERLRERRVRLGLHSKLVLMTTGVLLVTGTLGIYLLEVHRTLEGLPVTEQVFASLFHSVSARTAGFNTLDIGHFTMPTLFFIIVLMWIGASPGSTGGGIKTSTLAVAVLNILAIVSGRNRIEIFRKQIAQVTVTKAFSTVILSIFYISCALFILLVTENLPFEQLLFEVVSAVGTVGLSTGITPALSMTGKCVIIVSMFIGRIGMLAVLGAVIRQRSYGRYSYTEENVMIS, via the coding sequence ATGGGTAATATTCATGTCAAGCCCGGACTGCTCAATGGCGGAGAAGATGGACCCAGGCTGTTGCCGGGTAAGGATAACAACCGTTTTCTTGCTGTTATTGACTGGATTGTTATACTGCTTGCTTTCCCCGCAGTTTTTTCATTGGTTGCAGAGTATGGCTTTTATCTCACATCCGACCAGACCAGCCTGATCCAGATCCTTGATCTTGGGATTCTATGGATCTTTGCCGTTTGCGGTTTTATACGCATTCTGCTGATTTCTGACAAGACAGGCTATCTGAAATCCCACTGGTCGGATGTCCTGATTCTGTTTCTCATCTCCATGCTTCTGTTTTTTCCTGTCAATATCGCTGCGATCATGCAGTCCTTCATTCCTGGCCTGGTTCCGAAGGTGATTGCTAAAATTTCCATCGTTCTGACCCAGGTCCTGCTTATTCTCGCCCTTGTTCCCCCGGCGTTGCGCTATAGTCAGCGGCTCATGTCATTCAATGTCCAGCCTGCTGCGCTCATCATTATGAGTTTTCTGTTATTCATTTTTCTCGGAACGTTATTCCTGTTATTGCCCAAAGCGACCCTCAACGGTTCAATCTCCGTGATAGACGCACTCTTCATGTCAACCAGTGCGGTGTGCGTGACAGGTCTGGTTGTCGTCGATACCGCAAAAGATCTGACCATGTTCGGCCAGACCGTTATCATGATTCTTATGCAGCTCGGTGGACTTGGTATTATGACCATGACCACCTTTTTCGCCTATATGGTCGGCAGCGGGTCAGGCCTGAAGGAGTATGCTACATTGCAGACCCTCCTCGGGGAGGAGAGCCTCGGCCGGATACGTTCTACTATTTTCCAGGTTGCTCTTTTTGCCTTCTCCTTCGAGGTGCTTGGTGCATGGATCCTCTTCGAGCAGTTTGATCGTTACTCGTTCGCATCCGCTCCGGATCGTCTGTTTTTTGCGATCTTTCACTCTGTTTCCGCCTTCTGCAATGCAGGATTCTCCCTCTGGAGTGAAAATCTGATGGCGCCGGGCGTTCAGAATGACATGCTGATTCTGTCTGTCATCATGGTGCTGATTGTTCTCGGTGGCCTCGGTTTTCCTGTTATCGCCAATATCAACGCCATCGTCGCTCACCGTTTCAGAAGGCGCTTTTTCTCAATGATCAGTGACGAACCTGTGGTTGAAAATCTCCACAGTCCCGATGTTGTTCAAAAGGAAAGGCTTCGGGAACGCAGGGTAAGGCTTGGACTGCACTCCAAACTTGTGCTTATGACGACGGGAGTACTGCTTGTTACGGGAACGCTGGGGATCTACCTTCTCGAAGTACATCGAACCCTTGAAGGTCTTCCGGTCACAGAGCAGGTATTTGCATCGCTGTTTCATTCGGTGTCGGCCAGGACTGCAGGCTTCAATACCCTTGATATCGGTCATTTTACCATGCCGACGCTTTTTTTTATCATCGTCCTGATGTGGATTGGCGCTTCTCCCGGTTCAACAGGCGGTGGAATCAAGACCTCGACGCTCGCCGTTGCAGTCCTTAATATTCTTGCTATCGTATCAGGCCGGAACCGCATTGAGATCTTCCGTAAGCAGATTGCCCAGGTGACGGTTACCAAGGCATTCAGTACCGTCATTCTTTCTATTTTTTATATTTCATGTGCACTCTTTATTCTGCTGGTGACAGAAAACCTGCCATTTGAGCAGCTGCTTTTCGAAGTGGTCTCCGCAGTCGGAACTGTTGGTCTTTCGACCGGTATAACGCCTGCTTTGAGCATGACCGGAAAATGCGTCATCATCGTTTCGATGTTTATCGGAAGGATCGGTATGCTTGCCGTTCTTGGCGCAGTGATTCGGCAGCGAAGCTACGGCCGGTATTCGTATACTGAAGAAAACGTCATGATATCCTAA
- a CDS encoding valine--tRNA ligase produces the protein MSDQLSNANLDKTYNHHEVEQRWSSAHWESLGIYEAESARVTEGGKEPYTVLMPPPNVTGSLTLGHVLNHTLQDIFIRYQRMQGKEALWLPGTDHAGIATQTVVEKKLRKEGISRHDLGRKEFLDHVWQWRDEYGGLILRQLRKLGISCDWRRNLFTMDESASMAVKHAFVTLYRDGLIYRGKRIINWCPVSQTALSDEEVIMKQRTDKLVYVRYPLVKRPGEYITIATVRPETILADVAIAVNPDDPRYRDLVGELAVVPVAGRHIPVIADSYVDIEFGTGALKITPAHDPNDYDVAERHNLPLISVVGRDGHMIDDFGYKGMDRFDAREKIIVDLEERGSLVKVEEYEHNVGYSERADVVVEPYLSEQWFVRMKPLAEKALDAVNDGQITFHPSHWISTYRHWMENIQDWCISRQLWWGHRIPAWYDTEGKIWVAGSYEEACHLAGTDKLVQDEDVLDTWFSSWLWPMTTLGWTGGHQENDDLKSFYPTSTLVTGPDIIFFWVARMIMAGIYFNGDIPFRDVYFTSIIRDMKGRKLSKSLGNSPDPLKVIDTYGTDALRFTIVYIAPLGQDVLFGEEKCELGRNFATKIWNATRLVFMQREKVFDDMDSFRHAYEAFSFDSLSIQGADRWILGRYHRMLEAYHHAFAQFRLNDIVKIIYDFFRGDYCDWYLEALKVELAGSSHDEAADRVCLAVSILEGVLKVLHPVMPFLTDEIWHHIIDRPLDRSIAKTAMPHPDPLLVQEDISAFTLVQSIISETRSIRALFSVPHDMQADLVIRSSESEAILCFNQFSEIISSLTKCRVSITENGERPPSSAGAVVEGHELFMPLKGLISFEKEKVRLEKEISNVSGYVTRLEKKLSNRGFVDNAPQDVVQSEKEKLAEAAASLSKLKANMDVLSE, from the coding sequence ATGAGCGATCAGTTATCCAACGCCAATCTCGATAAAACCTACAATCATCATGAGGTGGAGCAGCGCTGGAGCAGTGCCCACTGGGAATCTCTCGGCATATACGAGGCGGAAAGCGCAAGGGTTACAGAGGGTGGAAAAGAGCCCTACACCGTGCTTATGCCGCCGCCGAACGTTACCGGGAGCCTGACGCTCGGTCATGTTCTCAACCATACGTTGCAGGATATTTTTATCCGCTATCAGCGAATGCAGGGCAAGGAGGCACTCTGGCTTCCCGGAACCGACCACGCCGGCATCGCGACACAGACCGTTGTTGAAAAAAAGCTTCGCAAAGAGGGGATTTCACGTCATGATCTCGGTCGGAAGGAGTTTCTCGATCATGTCTGGCAATGGAGGGACGAATACGGCGGCCTGATTCTTCGTCAGCTGCGCAAGCTTGGTATTTCCTGTGACTGGCGGCGCAATCTGTTTACCATGGACGAGAGCGCATCCATGGCTGTCAAACACGCCTTTGTGACGCTCTACCGGGACGGACTGATCTACAGGGGCAAGCGCATCATCAACTGGTGTCCAGTCTCCCAGACAGCACTCTCCGATGAGGAGGTCATCATGAAGCAGAGAACGGACAAGCTGGTCTATGTCCGTTATCCCCTTGTCAAAAGGCCTGGAGAGTATATCACTATCGCTACCGTCAGGCCTGAAACAATTCTTGCTGATGTCGCTATTGCCGTGAACCCCGATGACCCGCGTTATCGGGACCTTGTTGGAGAGCTTGCCGTTGTTCCAGTCGCAGGACGCCATATACCTGTTATTGCAGACAGTTATGTCGATATCGAGTTCGGGACAGGCGCACTGAAGATTACCCCGGCCCATGACCCCAATGACTATGACGTCGCAGAGCGTCATAACCTGCCGCTTATCAGTGTTGTCGGACGTGACGGTCATATGATTGACGACTTCGGTTACAAGGGGATGGACCGTTTTGATGCCAGGGAGAAAATTATCGTTGATCTTGAAGAACGAGGCAGTCTGGTCAAAGTCGAGGAGTATGAGCACAATGTCGGCTATTCCGAGCGTGCAGACGTTGTCGTTGAGCCGTATCTTTCCGAGCAGTGGTTTGTCAGGATGAAACCCCTTGCCGAAAAGGCTCTTGATGCTGTCAATGACGGCCAGATCACCTTCCACCCTTCCCACTGGATCAGCACCTACCGTCACTGGATGGAAAACATTCAGGACTGGTGCATTTCGAGGCAGTTGTGGTGGGGGCACAGGATCCCCGCCTGGTACGATACCGAAGGAAAGATATGGGTTGCCGGTTCCTATGAAGAGGCTTGCCATCTTGCCGGTACCGACAAGCTTGTTCAGGATGAGGATGTGCTCGATACCTGGTTCTCATCATGGCTCTGGCCGATGACGACGCTTGGCTGGACAGGCGGCCACCAGGAAAACGATGATCTCAAATCGTTTTATCCCACCAGCACCCTGGTGACCGGGCCTGATATCATTTTCTTCTGGGTGGCGAGAATGATCATGGCAGGGATCTATTTCAACGGTGATATTCCCTTCCGCGATGTCTACTTTACCAGTATCATTCGCGATATGAAAGGGCGCAAGCTCTCCAAGTCGCTTGGCAATTCGCCCGATCCGCTCAAGGTGATCGATACCTACGGTACCGATGCCCTGCGTTTTACCATCGTCTATATCGCGCCGCTTGGCCAGGATGTGCTGTTCGGAGAGGAAAAGTGCGAACTGGGCCGCAATTTCGCCACCAAAATCTGGAACGCCACCCGGCTGGTCTTCATGCAGCGGGAAAAGGTGTTCGATGATATGGATAGTTTCCGCCATGCCTATGAAGCTTTCAGCTTCGACAGCCTGTCGATCCAGGGGGCGGATCGATGGATTCTCGGTCGTTACCACAGGATGCTTGAAGCCTATCATCATGCGTTTGCCCAGTTCCGCCTCAACGATATCGTCAAGATTATCTATGACTTTTTCAGGGGGGACTACTGCGACTGGTATCTCGAAGCGCTGAAAGTCGAGCTGGCGGGCTCCTCTCACGACGAGGCAGCCGATCGGGTCTGTCTTGCGGTATCGATCCTCGAAGGAGTGCTCAAGGTCCTGCACCCTGTCATGCCGTTTCTCACCGATGAGATCTGGCACCATATTATTGATCGGCCTCTTGACAGGAGTATTGCCAAGACCGCTATGCCGCACCCTGACCCGCTCCTGGTTCAGGAAGATATTTCAGCCTTCACCCTGGTACAGAGTATCATTTCAGAAACCCGCAGTATCAGGGCGCTGTTCAGCGTTCCCCACGATATGCAAGCCGATCTTGTTATCAGAAGCTCTGAAAGTGAGGCGATCCTCTGTTTCAACCAGTTCAGCGAGATTATCTCATCATTGACGAAATGCCGTGTTTCTATTACGGAAAATGGTGAGCGCCCCCCCTCTTCGGCTGGCGCCGTCGTGGAAGGGCATGAACTTTTTATGCCTTTGAAGGGGTTGATATCCTTCGAGAAGGAGAAGGTCAGGCTTGAAAAGGAAATTTCGAATGTTTCGGGATATGTGACCCGACTTGAGAAGAAACTTTCCAATCGGGGTTTTGTCGATAATGCTCCTCAGGATGTGGTACAGAGCGAGAAGGAAAAACTTGCCGAAGCCGCTGCGAGCCTCAGTAAGTTAAAGGCAAACATGGATGTGCTCTCAGAATAA